The following proteins come from a genomic window of Pyxidicoccus sp. MSG2:
- a CDS encoding GNAT family N-acetyltransferase, protein MLRWQWKTFPELTLDELYALLALRQEVFVVEQRSIYQDVDGLDGASLHLLAYEDVAGAPFLAAYLRILPPGVKFPGASSLGRVVTSPRARGRGLGREVVARGLSRLDSDFPAADVRISAQHYLQRFYEGFGFHAEGDVYDEDGIPHIEMVRAARR, encoded by the coding sequence ATGCTGCGCTGGCAATGGAAGACCTTCCCGGAGCTGACGCTCGACGAGTTGTACGCACTGCTCGCCCTGCGGCAGGAGGTGTTCGTGGTGGAGCAGCGCTCCATCTACCAGGACGTGGACGGGCTGGACGGTGCGTCGCTCCACCTGCTCGCGTACGAGGACGTGGCGGGGGCGCCCTTCCTCGCCGCCTACCTGCGCATCCTGCCCCCGGGCGTGAAGTTCCCCGGCGCGAGCAGCCTGGGCCGCGTGGTGACGTCGCCCCGGGCGCGTGGACGCGGGCTGGGGCGTGAGGTGGTGGCGCGCGGCCTGTCCCGGCTGGACTCGGACTTCCCGGCGGCGGACGTCCGCATCTCCGCCCAGCACTACCTCCAGCGCTTCTACGAGGGCTTCGGCTTCCACGCGGAAGGCGACGTGTACGACGAGGACGGCATCCCCCACATCGAGATGGTCCGCGCCGCCCGTCGCTGA
- a CDS encoding tetratricopeptide repeat protein, producing MRHGLAMGALLAVLASSQLACVVGPRFTRCPAEGGRAWVRLDSDHYTLETDLPPEEARKAMGALERTRVAILAAMWPDALARPMAKVRVYVLADPDEFEGLYPRRVRAFFFRSETEALIVLPGPPDSWEQRFTGLSKASSSRLNHELAHFLSTYALLRQPRWLSEGLAEFLETLRLSEDGKTAVVGAPHFEAIQDMGVLLNRVVRARPEKRDWTMQRVFSWDSSLESREDDRQLGAMYAASWLLVHWLYHERPRELAAYQALLAKGVAPDEAQRQALPELRSATLDAVLLDYLRNRRYREHTVPVPTVGTAFLEEVVEHAEVHAIRAKLAALGAHMAHREPFIHNRRKLSQDELDEALRLDPKGLPALSTKLRAAPEAERPAIAREAVAAHPDEAEAWLLLASALGADATAQAEQEAAYKKALELEPRSAPAATGLAWLYVTQGRLAEALPLVQWAVALAPWSTQALDTFAMVLAGGGACDEAIQTEERALELIQDEGNPEVEKVLRERLAGLTHGTLCTPAAPRPDAPR from the coding sequence GTGCGTCACGGCCTCGCGATGGGAGCGCTGCTCGCCGTCCTCGCCTCGTCCCAGCTCGCCTGCGTGGTGGGCCCCCGCTTCACCCGCTGCCCCGCCGAGGGTGGCCGCGCGTGGGTGCGGCTGGACAGCGACCACTACACGCTGGAGACGGACCTGCCGCCCGAGGAGGCGCGCAAGGCGATGGGCGCGCTGGAGCGCACGCGCGTCGCCATCCTCGCCGCGATGTGGCCCGACGCGCTGGCCCGGCCGATGGCGAAGGTGCGCGTCTACGTCCTCGCGGACCCCGACGAGTTCGAGGGCCTCTACCCCCGGCGCGTGCGCGCCTTCTTCTTCCGCTCGGAGACCGAGGCCCTCATCGTCCTGCCGGGCCCGCCCGACTCATGGGAGCAGCGCTTCACGGGGCTGTCGAAGGCCTCGTCCTCGCGGCTCAACCACGAGCTGGCCCACTTCCTGAGCACCTACGCCCTGCTGCGCCAGCCCCGGTGGCTCTCCGAGGGCCTGGCCGAGTTCCTGGAGACGCTGCGCCTGTCGGAGGACGGAAAGACGGCGGTGGTGGGCGCGCCGCACTTCGAGGCCATTCAGGACATGGGGGTGCTCCTGAATCGGGTGGTGCGCGCGCGTCCGGAGAAGCGGGACTGGACGATGCAGCGCGTCTTCTCGTGGGACTCCTCGCTGGAGTCGCGCGAGGACGACCGGCAGCTGGGCGCCATGTACGCGGCGAGCTGGCTGCTCGTGCACTGGCTCTACCACGAGCGCCCCCGCGAGCTCGCCGCGTACCAGGCCCTGCTGGCGAAGGGCGTCGCGCCCGACGAGGCCCAGCGGCAGGCGCTGCCCGAGCTGCGCTCCGCCACGCTCGACGCCGTGCTGCTCGACTACCTGAGGAACCGCCGCTACCGCGAGCACACGGTGCCGGTGCCCACCGTGGGCACGGCCTTCCTGGAAGAGGTCGTCGAGCATGCGGAGGTCCACGCCATCCGCGCGAAGCTGGCGGCGCTGGGGGCCCACATGGCCCACCGGGAGCCCTTCATCCACAACCGGCGCAAGCTGTCGCAGGACGAGCTGGACGAAGCGCTCCGGTTGGACCCGAAGGGACTGCCCGCCCTCTCCACGAAGCTGCGCGCGGCGCCCGAGGCCGAGCGGCCCGCCATCGCCCGCGAGGCGGTGGCCGCCCATCCGGACGAGGCCGAGGCCTGGCTGCTCCTGGCATCCGCGCTGGGAGCGGACGCGACGGCACAGGCAGAGCAGGAGGCGGCCTACAAGAAGGCGCTGGAACTGGAGCCGCGCAGCGCCCCTGCGGCGACGGGGCTGGCCTGGCTCTACGTCACCCAGGGACGTCTCGCGGAGGCGCTCCCGCTGGTGCAGTGGGCCGTCGCGCTCGCCCCATGGAGCACGCAGGCCCTGGACACCTTCGCCATGGTGCTGGCGGGCGGCGGAGCCTGTGACGAAGCCATCCAGACGGAGGAGCGCGCCCTGGAGCTGATCCAGGACGAGGGAAACCCCGAGGTGGAGAAGGTGCTGCGGGAGCGGCTGGCGGGCCTCACCCACGGCACGCTCTGCACGCCGGCCGCGCCGCGCCCCGACGCGCCACGCTGA
- the coaA gene encoding type I pantothenate kinase — protein sequence MSAPGSTAASMFIDLEREAWRALRASTPLPLASADLEGLRGLGEQLDLEEVVDVYLPLSRLLNLQVAAAQRLWADQQAFLGGSARKVPFIIAIAGSVAVGKSTTARILQALLGRWPDHPRVELVTTDGFLFPNRILTERGLMKRKGFPESYDRRGLVRFLAELKAGRAEVTAPVYSHLVYDVVPDEAKIIRQPDILILEGLNVLQSGRVEGNRMPGTFLSDFFDFSIYVDAHEQDIRHWYVNRFLQLQQTAFRDERSYFRRFSELTKEQAVALAESVWAEINGPNLAQNIAPTRSRARLILTKGPDHKVKRVRLRKQ from the coding sequence ATGTCCGCACCCGGCAGCACGGCTGCTTCCATGTTCATCGACCTGGAGCGCGAGGCGTGGCGGGCACTGCGTGCCTCGACTCCGCTGCCGCTCGCGTCGGCCGACCTCGAGGGCCTGCGTGGCCTGGGGGAGCAGCTGGACCTGGAAGAGGTGGTGGACGTCTACCTGCCGCTCTCCCGGCTGCTCAACCTCCAGGTCGCCGCGGCCCAGCGCCTGTGGGCGGACCAGCAGGCGTTCCTCGGAGGCTCGGCGCGGAAGGTGCCCTTCATCATCGCCATCGCCGGGAGCGTGGCGGTGGGCAAGAGCACGACGGCCCGCATCCTCCAGGCGCTGCTGGGGCGCTGGCCGGACCACCCGCGCGTGGAGTTGGTGACGACGGACGGCTTCCTGTTCCCCAACCGCATCCTCACCGAGCGCGGGCTGATGAAGCGCAAGGGCTTCCCGGAGAGCTATGACCGGCGCGGGCTGGTGCGCTTCCTCGCGGAGCTGAAGGCGGGGCGCGCGGAGGTGACGGCGCCGGTGTACTCGCACCTCGTCTATGACGTGGTCCCCGACGAGGCGAAAATCATTCGCCAGCCGGACATCCTCATCCTGGAGGGGCTCAACGTCCTTCAGTCGGGCCGCGTCGAGGGGAACCGGATGCCGGGCACGTTCCTCTCCGACTTCTTCGACTTCTCCATCTACGTGGACGCGCACGAGCAGGACATCCGTCACTGGTACGTGAATCGCTTCCTCCAGCTCCAGCAGACGGCGTTCCGCGACGAGCGCAGCTACTTCCGCCGCTTCTCCGAGCTCACCAAGGAGCAGGCCGTCGCGCTCGCCGAGTCCGTGTGGGCGGAAATCAACGGGCCCAACCTGGCGCAGAACATCGCGCCCACCCGTTCGCGCGCGCGGCTCATCCTCACCAAGGGGCCGGACCACAAGGTGAAGCGCGTGCGGCTGCGCAAGCAGTAG
- a CDS encoding M90 family metallopeptidase, translated as MISLLRHLRRRSLLRRPFPAEWLAYLDARVPFFRTLSPALRETFLDKLKVFAWEKEFIGAGGLTITDEIRVVVSATAVQLVVHLDLSYYDRLREVIVYPDAFKLPDRTGVVLGEAKHWGSVILSWQAVLAGLRNPGDGHDTAAHEFAHVLDRADGAFDGTPKLRAYSHYRAWASVMSEHFRKLQDGSSQERQVLDDYGGLNEAEFFAVATESFFEKPRQMREKTPDLYEELKRFYGWDPATGT; from the coding sequence ATGATTTCACTCCTCCGCCACCTCCGGCGCCGGAGCCTGCTGCGCCGGCCCTTCCCGGCGGAGTGGCTGGCGTACCTCGACGCGCGGGTGCCCTTCTTCCGCACGCTGTCGCCCGCGCTGCGCGAGACGTTCCTGGACAAGCTCAAGGTCTTCGCCTGGGAGAAGGAGTTCATCGGGGCCGGGGGGCTCACCATCACCGACGAGATTCGCGTGGTGGTCTCCGCCACGGCGGTGCAGCTCGTGGTGCACCTGGACCTGTCCTATTACGACCGGCTCCGGGAGGTCATCGTCTATCCGGACGCCTTCAAGCTGCCGGACCGCACCGGCGTGGTGCTGGGCGAGGCGAAGCACTGGGGCTCCGTCATCCTCTCGTGGCAGGCGGTGCTGGCAGGCCTGCGCAACCCGGGCGACGGCCACGACACCGCCGCGCACGAGTTCGCCCACGTGCTGGACCGCGCGGACGGCGCCTTCGACGGGACGCCGAAGCTGCGGGCGTATTCGCACTACCGGGCGTGGGCCTCGGTGATGAGCGAGCACTTCCGGAAGCTCCAGGACGGGAGCAGCCAGGAGCGTCAGGTGCTGGACGACTACGGCGGCCTCAACGAGGCGGAGTTCTTCGCCGTGGCCACCGAGTCCTTCTTCGAGAAGCCCCGGCAGATGCGGGAGAAGACGCCGGATTTGTATGAGGAGCTGAAGCGCTTCTACGGTTGGGACCCGGCCACGGGCACCTGA
- a CDS encoding BamA/TamA family outer membrane protein, whose amino-acid sequence MSGRMVTWCVALVLGLLAPRAGAQDTGPVQVVDEVVVRGPEKTKPGTVQAYARIDAGDTLTPEELTRVERRLVATGLFQEVRVSTEPTGPDHVRLILEVEDKASWVVAPTFALSAANVGGGVLYAENNLWGRSKKFAAAAQVSTAESGLFAGYLDPNLFGLPQLRLSLEGQLRSDRVDEYEPGAGQEDPEVVRSTRLNSASISGELGVMLFERVRAAAKYRLMSIDAKPPSDDEEVTEEAFSTGPSQRDTSLRLMVGVDTRQNLHAVMEGLNIEASYEVSGPGVWSEFSYRRFGLLYRHGLRLVGEHNLVLRGEAVAGMDLPFHQELTMGGNSLRGFLHRQFRGDTRVSFTAEYHFPLFTVRSLSFRGVGFSDTGLMLWRDIPEDRQLRDANGRVVRGYLPDAQEGLKGATLAQGVGAGLRLYLRNVILPLVGVDVAYGVNSGEFRFYLVAGVSPS is encoded by the coding sequence GTGAGCGGAAGAATGGTGACGTGGTGCGTGGCCCTGGTGCTGGGGCTGCTGGCGCCACGCGCGGGAGCGCAGGACACGGGGCCGGTGCAGGTGGTGGACGAGGTGGTGGTGCGCGGCCCGGAGAAGACGAAGCCCGGGACGGTGCAGGCGTACGCGCGCATCGACGCGGGCGACACCCTCACCCCCGAGGAGCTGACGCGGGTGGAGCGGCGCCTGGTGGCGACGGGCCTCTTCCAGGAGGTGCGCGTGAGCACCGAGCCCACGGGGCCGGACCACGTGCGCCTCATCCTGGAGGTGGAGGACAAGGCCTCCTGGGTGGTGGCGCCCACCTTCGCGCTGTCCGCGGCCAACGTCGGCGGCGGGGTGCTGTACGCGGAGAACAACCTGTGGGGCCGCAGCAAGAAGTTCGCGGCGGCGGCACAGGTGAGCACGGCGGAGAGTGGCCTGTTCGCCGGCTACCTGGACCCGAACCTCTTCGGCCTGCCGCAGCTCCGGCTGAGCCTGGAGGGTCAGCTTCGCAGTGACCGCGTGGACGAATACGAGCCCGGTGCGGGCCAGGAGGACCCGGAGGTGGTGCGCAGCACGCGCCTCAACTCGGCGTCCATCTCCGGGGAGCTGGGGGTGATGCTCTTCGAGCGCGTGCGCGCGGCCGCGAAGTACCGGCTGATGAGCATCGACGCGAAGCCGCCGAGCGACGACGAGGAAGTCACGGAGGAGGCCTTCTCGACGGGCCCGTCCCAGCGGGACACGTCGCTGCGGCTGATGGTGGGCGTGGACACGCGGCAGAACCTGCATGCGGTGATGGAGGGCCTCAACATCGAGGCCTCGTACGAGGTGTCCGGCCCTGGCGTATGGAGCGAGTTCTCCTACCGGCGCTTCGGCCTGCTGTACCGGCATGGCCTGCGGCTGGTGGGCGAGCACAACCTGGTGCTGCGGGGCGAGGCCGTCGCCGGCATGGACCTGCCCTTCCACCAGGAGCTGACGATGGGCGGCAACTCGCTGCGCGGCTTCCTCCACCGTCAGTTCCGCGGCGACACGCGGGTGTCCTTCACCGCCGAGTACCACTTCCCCCTCTTCACGGTGCGGTCTCTCTCTTTCCGGGGCGTCGGGTTCTCCGACACGGGGCTGATGCTGTGGCGGGACATCCCCGAGGACCGCCAGCTCCGGGACGCCAACGGGCGCGTGGTGCGCGGCTACCTGCCGGACGCGCAGGAAGGGCTCAAGGGCGCCACGCTGGCCCAGGGCGTGGGCGCCGGACTGCGCCTGTACCTGCGCAACGTCATCCTGCCGCTGGTGGGCGTGGACGTGGCGTACGGGGTGAACTCGGGCGAGTTCCGCTTCTACCTCGTGGCGGGCGTGAGTCCGTCCTGA
- a CDS encoding poly(A) polymerase translates to MSQERFTTSREVYHRIRWDPRLDAREFSIGYDAHLEQLEEMPFEAFVPDGEIPWHRVWYFKRGRQVVWDRRQRIDLLDSLTPPAPVTPPARETQAPAPAAPPAGAGAAHEAAPRFTPLPAYRFDAAAREWVASPSAATDTATLPASERLTVTTLNVLFDVYDGEMLATERRTPAVLALLRDTDADVIALQEVTPPFLRALLDAPWVRERYWLSDGPGAATVTPSGQLLLSRRPFASLSQRIFSRDKRVIAGELALSDGPLWVATQHLTSNRTAAGSAARAAQVRALTEWTRSLATPGQDVVLAGDFNFGDGDPEFNAFAQAGFVDAWPMLRPAEGGETYAPSRNALAALTTTSGRNQRLDRVLVCSPSGRLVPEAVSLFGESPLEGPPGPTGDALYPSDHFGVRCVLHRGAAARPLATPAPVRAHKAPLVHHTAVVLIPPDAVWEPIQALRRKHDSKFNRWMPHVTLLYPFLPEEYFDEAEDLLAEALLGVKPFEVTLTGFHHFEHRANVTAWLRPEDRPHGALKALHAALEQAMPECDDQGRKSERGFTPHLSVGQLPRASAADIARTLAGWEKHWRPLTFEARDVCIIRRKGDTPFEVVRRLPLGGRDGGPGRGTPAASGGGQAASPRAASTAREAGRARPAHTRQEDEVLRAVLSTHEAADASGARRARTAAVERLQALCARVETELHPYGSYLLGTDGAGSDVDAVAIGPAHLSREDFARAFLDELAQESSASGRFVADAAIPLVKLSLGGVSFDLSYASRPEGVASCPPETLLSQHGDALDSAGLRSVLGLLDTQRLLDEVTRAGAGPERFRTLLRTVKAWAKARGIYSHALGYIGGLSWSVLAAWACTRAPQEDTGSDAALLVHFFETFSRWPWPQPVTLTPETARYRPDGKRDLLPVIAPAAPVRNTARNVSRSTFRVLRDELTRARTLVEKARADGAPKSWEALFEPLAEELPTRLVLTLEAPTPETREVAAGWVLGHLTALVYRLEGDRRVFARPLPPASPEGPFIIGLDARSAPRGELARTVEEFQASFQEWTHRPAGASLRVDLPHV, encoded by the coding sequence ATGTCCCAGGAACGCTTCACGACCAGCCGCGAGGTGTACCACCGCATCCGCTGGGACCCGCGGCTCGACGCGCGCGAGTTCTCCATCGGCTACGACGCGCACCTCGAACAACTGGAGGAGATGCCCTTCGAGGCGTTCGTCCCCGACGGGGAGATTCCCTGGCACCGCGTCTGGTACTTCAAGCGCGGCCGCCAGGTGGTGTGGGACCGCAGGCAGCGCATCGACCTGCTCGACTCCCTCACCCCGCCCGCGCCGGTGACACCTCCGGCGCGGGAGACGCAGGCGCCCGCCCCGGCAGCTCCACCGGCCGGTGCGGGTGCGGCTCATGAAGCCGCGCCCCGCTTCACTCCCCTCCCCGCGTACCGCTTCGATGCGGCGGCCCGTGAGTGGGTGGCCTCCCCTTCCGCCGCGACCGACACCGCAACCCTTCCCGCCTCCGAGCGGCTCACCGTCACCACGCTCAACGTCCTGTTCGATGTCTACGACGGGGAGATGCTCGCCACTGAGCGGAGGACACCCGCGGTCCTCGCCCTGCTGCGCGACACCGACGCGGACGTCATCGCATTGCAGGAGGTCACCCCTCCCTTCCTCCGCGCGCTGCTCGATGCGCCGTGGGTTCGCGAGCGCTACTGGCTCTCGGATGGCCCAGGCGCGGCGACGGTGACGCCCTCCGGGCAGTTGCTCCTGTCGCGGCGGCCCTTCGCCTCGTTGAGCCAGCGCATCTTCTCGCGCGACAAGCGGGTCATCGCGGGCGAACTGGCCCTGAGCGACGGCCCGCTGTGGGTGGCCACGCAACACCTGACGAGCAACCGCACGGCCGCGGGAAGCGCCGCACGGGCGGCCCAGGTCCGGGCGCTCACCGAGTGGACCCGCTCGCTCGCCACCCCGGGACAGGACGTGGTGCTCGCGGGCGACTTCAACTTCGGCGACGGCGACCCCGAGTTCAACGCCTTCGCCCAGGCGGGCTTCGTGGATGCATGGCCGATGCTGCGGCCCGCGGAGGGCGGAGAGACCTACGCCCCCTCGCGGAACGCGCTCGCGGCGCTCACGACCACCTCCGGCCGGAATCAGCGGCTGGACCGGGTGCTGGTGTGCTCCCCTTCGGGGCGGCTCGTTCCGGAAGCCGTGAGTCTCTTCGGGGAGTCCCCGCTGGAAGGGCCTCCGGGACCGACCGGAGACGCGCTCTACCCCTCGGACCACTTCGGCGTGCGCTGCGTCCTGCACCGGGGCGCCGCGGCACGGCCCCTCGCCACTCCGGCCCCCGTCCGCGCGCACAAGGCGCCGCTCGTGCACCACACGGCGGTGGTGCTCATCCCGCCCGACGCGGTGTGGGAGCCCATCCAGGCACTGCGCCGGAAACATGACTCCAAGTTCAACCGGTGGATGCCGCACGTCACCCTGCTCTACCCCTTCCTGCCGGAGGAGTACTTCGACGAGGCGGAGGACCTGCTCGCTGAAGCGCTCCTGGGCGTGAAGCCGTTCGAGGTGACGCTCACCGGGTTCCACCACTTCGAGCACCGCGCCAACGTCACCGCCTGGCTCCGCCCGGAGGACCGGCCACACGGAGCGCTGAAGGCCCTGCACGCGGCGCTGGAGCAGGCCATGCCCGAGTGCGACGACCAGGGCCGCAAGTCGGAGCGCGGCTTCACGCCGCACCTGTCCGTCGGACAGCTTCCCCGCGCCAGCGCCGCCGACATCGCACGCACGCTCGCCGGGTGGGAGAAGCACTGGCGCCCGCTCACCTTCGAGGCACGCGACGTCTGCATCATCCGCAGGAAGGGCGACACCCCCTTCGAAGTCGTGCGGAGGCTTCCGCTCGGAGGGAGGGACGGCGGCCCCGGCCGAGGCACCCCGGCCGCGAGTGGGGGCGGTCAGGCCGCATCGCCTCGGGCCGCGAGCACCGCGCGGGAAGCGGGCCGTGCGCGCCCTGCTCACACGCGCCAGGAGGACGAAGTCCTCCGCGCCGTGCTGTCCACCCACGAGGCCGCCGACGCCTCCGGGGCCCGACGAGCGCGCACCGCCGCCGTCGAGCGACTCCAGGCGCTCTGTGCGCGCGTGGAGACGGAGCTGCACCCGTATGGCTCGTACCTCCTCGGAACGGACGGCGCGGGCAGCGACGTGGACGCGGTGGCCATCGGCCCCGCGCACCTGTCCCGCGAGGACTTCGCGCGCGCGTTCCTCGACGAATTGGCCCAGGAGTCCTCCGCCTCCGGCCGCTTCGTGGCCGACGCCGCCATTCCCCTGGTGAAGCTGTCCCTGGGCGGAGTGAGCTTCGACCTCTCCTATGCGAGCCGTCCGGAAGGCGTGGCGTCCTGCCCTCCCGAGACGCTGCTCTCCCAGCACGGCGACGCACTGGACTCCGCGGGCCTGCGCTCCGTGCTGGGCCTGCTGGACACGCAGCGCCTGCTCGACGAGGTGACGCGCGCGGGTGCCGGGCCCGAGCGCTTCCGCACCCTCCTGCGCACCGTGAAGGCCTGGGCGAAGGCCCGTGGCATCTACTCCCACGCCCTGGGCTACATCGGCGGACTGTCCTGGTCGGTGCTGGCGGCCTGGGCCTGTACGCGAGCCCCACAGGAGGACACGGGCTCCGACGCGGCGCTGCTGGTCCACTTCTTCGAGACGTTCTCCCGCTGGCCCTGGCCACAGCCGGTGACGCTCACGCCCGAGACGGCGCGCTACCGGCCCGACGGCAAGCGCGACCTCCTGCCCGTCATCGCGCCCGCGGCCCCGGTGCGAAACACCGCGCGCAACGTGTCGCGCTCGACGTTCCGCGTGCTGCGCGACGAGCTGACCCGGGCCCGGACCCTGGTGGAGAAGGCACGCGCCGACGGGGCACCGAAGTCCTGGGAGGCCCTCTTCGAGCCGCTGGCCGAGGAGCTGCCCACGCGGCTCGTGCTCACACTCGAGGCACCGACTCCGGAGACACGCGAGGTGGCCGCGGGCTGGGTGCTCGGACATCTCACCGCGCTGGTATACCGGCTGGAGGGAGACCGTCGCGTCTTCGCGCGGCCCCTGCCCCCGGCCTCACCCGAGGGCCCCTTCATCATCGGCCTGGACGCCCGCTCTGCCCCGCGAGGAGAGCTGGCCCGGACGGTGGAGGAGTTCCAGGCCTCGTTCCAGGAATGGACCCACCGCCCCGCCGGGGCCTCGCTCCGTGTGGACCTGCCGCACGTCTGA
- a CDS encoding chitosanase produces the protein MRERRMEWSWGAVFLGVAAALTGCAPDTGEAKAIPLTEQQALAACSYVITTNTYVGADWWGTLVFKNTGTAAMTSPTIAFGVPSGVVCDYDEPGWTHTQSGTTCTYSRTSGLTVAVNASYTFYYSTSSSTSFTAANVSISDPSCGSTPPPTGTGLSANQKKVSEDLTSIWENDTPNIDYAYSENIQDGRGYTNGRAGFCTGTGDAIQVIQCYVNLRSAANGNLMAKYMSGLTTINNRFLSTGEDQASTAELDSVGNWRADWATSYNNTTTRADFKSCQDQISDKLYYTPAMTEAAKWGLTQALSKAALYDAFINHGESGARSMIRSANTALGNSGQVAPVIGYNGITENAWLQKFLEKRRDVLASDSTWIDAVDRVAAYEKLRRKGNWDLGTAFRNDVRARDCWGTTYPASGYTVRAINPDGTWSTPASYTYSCQ, from the coding sequence ATGCGAGAGCGTCGAATGGAATGGAGCTGGGGAGCGGTGTTCCTGGGAGTGGCGGCGGCCCTGACGGGCTGCGCGCCGGACACGGGCGAGGCGAAGGCGATTCCGCTCACGGAGCAGCAGGCGCTGGCGGCCTGCTCGTACGTCATCACCACGAACACGTACGTGGGCGCGGACTGGTGGGGCACGCTCGTCTTCAAGAACACCGGCACGGCGGCGATGACGAGCCCCACCATCGCCTTCGGCGTCCCCAGCGGCGTCGTCTGTGATTACGACGAGCCGGGCTGGACGCACACGCAGAGCGGCACGACGTGCACGTACTCGAGGACGTCCGGGCTGACCGTCGCCGTGAATGCGTCCTACACGTTCTATTACTCGACGTCGTCGTCCACGTCCTTCACGGCCGCCAACGTGAGCATCAGCGACCCGAGCTGTGGAAGCACCCCGCCTCCCACGGGCACCGGGCTGAGCGCCAACCAGAAGAAGGTGTCGGAGGACCTGACGAGCATCTGGGAGAACGACACGCCCAACATCGACTACGCGTACTCGGAGAACATCCAGGACGGGCGCGGGTACACGAATGGGCGCGCGGGCTTCTGCACGGGGACGGGCGACGCCATCCAGGTCATCCAGTGCTACGTCAACCTGCGCAGCGCGGCCAACGGCAACCTGATGGCGAAGTACATGTCCGGGCTCACCACCATCAACAACCGCTTCCTGTCCACGGGCGAGGACCAGGCCTCCACGGCCGAGCTCGACTCGGTGGGCAACTGGCGGGCGGACTGGGCGACCAGCTACAACAACACCACCACTCGCGCCGACTTCAAGAGCTGCCAGGACCAGATCAGCGACAAGCTCTATTACACGCCGGCGATGACCGAGGCCGCGAAGTGGGGGCTCACCCAGGCGCTCTCGAAGGCGGCGCTGTACGACGCGTTCATCAACCACGGCGAGTCCGGCGCGCGGAGCATGATTCGCTCCGCCAACACGGCGCTGGGCAACTCGGGGCAGGTGGCGCCGGTCATCGGGTACAACGGCATCACGGAGAATGCGTGGCTGCAGAAGTTCCTGGAGAAGCGCCGCGACGTGCTCGCCTCGGACTCGACGTGGATTGACGCCGTGGACCGCGTGGCCGCGTACGAGAAGCTGCGCCGCAAGGGGAACTGGGACCTGGGCACGGCATTCCGGAACGATGTTCGCGCGCGGGATTGCTGGGGGACGACGTACCCGGCCAGCGGCTACACGGTGCGCGCCATCAACCCGGATGGGACGTGGAGCACGCCGGCCTCATACACGTACTCCTGCCAGTGA
- a CDS encoding DNA polymerase beta superfamily protein, with amino-acid sequence MKGTLKEHERVVADRVLDEESAKREHLVIALSGAHAYGFPSPDSDLDLKSIHVVPTATLLGLQPKHITAERLQVVDGVEVDYSSNELQPVLQGILQGNGNYIERVLGAICVRASPELEGLKPHVRAVLSRRVHRHYRGFAYGQLREWEKSGFKSAKKLLYVLRTTLTGTHALRTGTVETDVTELLDLYGFSEAHALVEQKKRGEKSELPDELSQKWRAEVTRSFEVLDAALAESVLPEDPPEAAVDALEAWMLDLRRRRFTA; translated from the coding sequence ATGAAGGGCACGCTGAAGGAACATGAGCGGGTGGTGGCGGACCGGGTGCTCGACGAGGAGTCGGCGAAGCGCGAGCACCTCGTCATCGCCCTGTCCGGGGCGCATGCGTATGGCTTTCCCTCTCCCGACAGTGACCTGGACCTGAAGTCCATCCACGTCGTCCCCACCGCGACGCTGCTCGGCCTCCAGCCGAAGCACATCACCGCCGAGCGGCTTCAAGTGGTGGACGGCGTCGAGGTGGACTACTCGTCCAACGAGCTGCAGCCGGTGCTCCAGGGCATCCTGCAAGGCAACGGCAACTACATCGAGCGCGTGCTGGGCGCCATCTGCGTGCGCGCCTCGCCGGAGTTGGAGGGGCTCAAGCCCCACGTGCGCGCCGTGTTGTCGCGCCGGGTGCACCGGCACTACCGGGGCTTCGCCTACGGCCAGTTGCGCGAGTGGGAGAAGAGCGGCTTCAAGTCCGCCAAGAAGCTGCTCTATGTCCTGCGCACCACGCTGACGGGCACGCACGCGCTGCGCACCGGCACCGTGGAGACGGACGTCACCGAGCTGCTCGACCTGTATGGCTTCTCGGAGGCGCACGCGCTGGTGGAGCAGAAGAAGCGCGGAGAGAAGAGCGAGCTTCCGGATGAGCTGAGCCAGAAGTGGCGCGCCGAGGTGACGCGCTCCTTCGAGGTGCTCGACGCGGCCCTGGCGGAGTCCGTGCTGCCGGAGGACCCGCCCGAGGCCGCCGTCGACGCCCTGGAGGCGTGGATGCTGGACCTGCGCCGTCGACGCTTCACGGCGTGA